One window from the genome of Lasioglossum baleicum chromosome 9, iyLasBale1, whole genome shotgun sequence encodes:
- the LOC143212417 gene encoding uncharacterized protein LOC143212417, with amino-acid sequence MSGRRRVFSALNGLKCDRAVVCSVFMWCIVVLAGNVESAPPGICAMDGCNCTVKAHRWINVKCVFSNDQDVELLEGIIPPDAMEVEVSHCRELRIQSGAFADGAPLKRVHVSGIYSLVAKRQAFQNLSAPNTHLEVSECNSVILESHAFRNSRGTLSVSISRCRHVGIKPNAFSRLLWITIKEVPDLELSSNAFKLEASQHGRHGPATKIMFQSVKITELPTAVFPSAIAEVRMDDISTKVIRKDAFCAMNIFTVTISNASILEIEAGAFSDRALIQSLEFVDVRLTSIERGAFRAGHDNLTIQYSRLSEVETGAIDISAATVSFNNNEFQNLHQGAIVLHQWNHIAIDYNLFMDLETDAITAEVDATSAPNFEFSFTGNQIHKARPGSLKFAAISQRVNTARVGNNYFKEKCNCNLEKWIREVTGKNSSVSWMMDSSYCVVDQLLDRCFNLPQGYMPMRNFSKIICMPGDHIYCEKPSAKPEPSVSPPSVGPHVYPRHKGYFDLEMSDSEQLQREKRIIVVVCMVAVIIVLVVILVSGMLYMRRNGVCPKLTSGHLMNLTSWLSPSSGMTAATSARSISRLSVHEYAGLQPETRILEVETQPEATEDEEEEAEGLYPYTENKATQTLPEELTEEYLRDLRERLNDPDNYNQARDMIEHLYDLIKVEESCNNNNDRQPRGREENAYDVIIPKQRKRGPPKLCVSVGTRTPSLEKLLPTGVQPRPPLTEYTEPRDQRAPEQNHLYAELPGDETVPSTSRLSQPILATLAGRAPQPLPPDVVNDHLISVHTSPAYNNSKTENHRPPDSPKFESNRNQGRPMSFLKALGESILGGAKTGNNKRPNSLLCEYAEPSDATAHLYSELPEPQTSTPASKMANRPLPTKPDQDSVNVARA; translated from the exons GACGTGGAATTACTGGAGGGAATCATTCCGCCGGACGCGATGGAGGTGGAGGTTTCCCACTGCAGGGAGTTGAGGATCCAGTCAGGTGCGTTTGCCGATGGTGCGCCCTTGAAACGAGTCCACGTGTCAGGCATCTACAGTCTGGTGGCGAAGAGGCAGGCCTTCCAGAACCTGAGCGCGCCGAACACGCATCTCGAAGTGTCCGAGTGCAACAGCGTGATCCTGGAGAGTCACGCGTTCAGGAATTCCCGAGGGACGCTGAGCGTCTCGATCTCCAGGTGCAGACACGTCGGGATCAAGCCGAACGCGTTCTCCCGGCTGCTCTGGATCACGATTAAGGAGGTGCCCGATCTGGAGCTGTCCAGCAACGCGTTCAAGCTAGAGGCTTCTCAGCATGGCAGGCATGGACCAGCGACCAAG ATTATGTTCCAAAGCGTGAAAATCACGGAGTTGCCTACAGCGGTGTTTCCATCGGCGATTGCGGAGGTCCGCATGGATGACATCTCGACCAAAGTGATCCGCAAGGACGCATTCTGCGCCATGAACATCTTCACCGTCACCATCAGCAACGCGTCCATACTGGAGATCGAGGCCGGCGCCTTCAGCGACAGAGCCCTAATCCAAAGCCTCGAGTTCGTCGACGTTAGACTGACAAGCATCGAGCGAGGAGCTTTCAGAGCTGGCCACGACAATCTCACCATTCAATACTCAAG ACTGTCTGAAGTAGAGACTGGAGCCATTGACATCTCTGCAGCGACAGTCAGCTTCAACAACAACGAGTTCCAGAACCTGCACCAGGGCGCGATCGTCCTCCATCAATGGAACCACATAGCGATCGACTACAATCTCTTCATGGATCTCGAAACCGACGCGATCACAGCGGAAGTGGACGCTACATCAGCTCCGAACTTCGAATTTTCGTTCACAGGGAACCAAATACACAAGGCGCGGCCCGGTTCCCTGAAATTCGCCGCGATCTCTCAGCGCGTGAACACGGCTCGCGTGGGCAACAACTACTTTAAAGAAAAGTGCAACTGCAACCTGGAGAAATGGATCCGCGAGGTGACAGGCAAGAACAGCTCAGTCTCGTGGATGATGGACTCGAGCTACTGCGTGGTGGACCAACTGTTGGATAGGTGTTTCAACTTGCCGCAGGGGTACATGCCGATGAGAAACTTCTCGAAGATAATCTGTATGCCAGGGGACCACATATACTGTGAGAAGCCATCAGCTAAGCCAGAACCGAGCGTCAGCCCGCCCAGCGTTGGTCCTCACGTCTATCCAAGACACAAGGGCTACTTCGACCTGGAGATGAGCGACTCGGAGCAGTTGCAGCGAGAAAAGAGAATCATCGTGGTGGTCTGTATGGTGGCAGTgatcatcgtgctcgtcgtgaTCCTCGTGTCCGGCATGCTCTACATGCGTCGAAACGGAGTGTGTCCGAAATTAACATCCGGTCACCTGATGAACCTCACCAGCTGGTTATCTCCTAGCAGTGGTATGACGGCCGCGACGTCCGCCAGGTCGATATCCAGGTTGAGTGTGCACGAGTACGCCGGTCTTCAGCCCGAGACAAGGATTCTAGAGGTGGAAACGCAGCCGGAGGCTACGGAGGATGAAGAAGAGGAGGCTGAAGGACTGTATCCGTACACTGAGAACAAAGCCACGCAGACTTTGCCAGAGGAGCTGACGGAGGAGTACCTGAGGGATCTCAGAGAGAGGCTGAACGATCCTGATAATTACAACCAAGCGAGAGACATGATCGAACATCTGTACGATCTGATCAAGGTGGAGGAAAGTTGTAATAACAACAACGACAGGCAGCCGAGGGGCAGAGAGGAGAACGCGTACGACGTGATCATACCGAAGCAGAGGAAGAGGGGTCCTCCGAAGCTTTGCGTCAGTGTTGGTACTAGAACACCATCCTTGGAGAAGTTGCTACCAACTGGTGTACAACCTAGACCACCTTTGACAGAGTACACGGAGCCCAGAGACCAAAGAGCTCCCGAGCAAAATCATTTATACGCGGAGCTGCCTGGCGATGAGACGGTACCAAGCACCAGCAGACTGTCTCAGCCTATCCTAGCCACCCTGGCAGGCAGAGCTCCGCAACCTCTGCCACCGGATGTCGTCAATGATCATCTAATCAGCGTCCATACAAGCCCAGCGTACAATAATTCGAAGACTGAGAATCATAGGCCCCCGGACAGCCCCAAGTTCGAGTCGAATCGAAACCAAGGAAGACCCATGAGCTTCTTGAAAGCGTTAGGCGAGAGTATACTTGGAGGAGCCAAGACGGGCAACAACAAGAGGCCTAACTCGCTGCTCTGCGAGTACGCGGAACCTTCTGACGCGACTGCTCATCTTTACTCGGAGCTACCTGAACCCCAAACCTCGACCCCAGCCAGCAAGATGGCGAACAGGCCGCTGCCCACCAAACCCGACCAAGATTCCGTAAACGTGGCGAGGGCATAA